A region of Myxococcota bacterium DNA encodes the following proteins:
- a CDS encoding AtpZ/AtpI family protein: protein MGRTAEAAWEASLSVVAGAGLGYLVDRWLGSAPWGMIGFVVLGTAAAFRRLLLLAKAGDKPGEKGRGNGAAPPPGAPGE, encoded by the coding sequence ATGGGGCGGACCGCCGAGGCCGCCTGGGAGGCCTCGCTCTCGGTCGTCGCCGGCGCGGGCCTCGGCTACCTGGTCGACCGCTGGCTGGGCAGTGCGCCCTGGGGGATGATCGGCTTCGTGGTGCTGGGTACCGCGGCGGCCTTCCGGCGGCTCCTCCTGCTCGCCAAAGCCGGCGACAAGCCAGGCGAAAAGGGACGCGGCAACGGCGCCGCGCCGCCGC
- the gyrA gene encoding DNA gyrase subunit A: MSDTPETPELPPVNPPTPVAIEDEMRRSFLDYSMSVIISRALPDVRDGLKPSQRRILVTFNDLNLASDRPYRKCAKISGDVSGNYHPHGEAVVYPSLVRLAQPFSMRYPLVDGQGNFGSIDGDPPAAMRYTEARLTRIAGEMLADLERETVDFIPNYDNTRSEPVVLPTRIPNLVVNGSSGIAVGMATNIPPHNIGETVDALVMLARNPRATLEELMEKLPGPDFPTGALICGSAPIREAYRTGRGLLTVRARAAIEEARGGKQRIVVDEIPYMVNKASMIEKIAELVRDGRIDGISDVRDESDRRGMRVVVELKKDADDQVVLNQLFKLTPMQTTFGVNMVALVRNRPQTLGLIPLLQHFLDFRREVVRRRAAYDLRQAEARAHILEGFAIALDHLDAVIALIRASQSPAEARAGLESRFSLSERQAQAILELRLQRLTAMERQKILDELAEVRALIEELKALLASDQLVTDKIIEELTEIRAKYSDPRRTELAPAVEDFTTEDLIAEEDMVVTITHRGYAKRHVPRLYRAQRRGGKGKVAAATADEDFVEQVIVASTHAYLLCFTNLGRVYWLKVFELPELSRAAKGKALVNLLRLGEGERIEAILPVRDFDEGGFVVLATRQGTIKKTELAAFANPRPSGIIAIHISEGDELIAAARTTGAEQLLLATQDGKSIRFAEAQVRPMGRSATGVRGISTREGDATVGMEVLKPGKTILTVSENGFGKRTPLEDYREQNRGGQGIITIKTTERNGKVVGILQVSDGDEIMLITNGGKMIRTRVGEIPTMSRNTQGVRLMEPNEGEVVVSVAKLAEEDEGDEGDAGGEAS, from the coding sequence ATGTCGGACACGCCCGAGACACCAGAGCTCCCGCCGGTCAATCCGCCCACGCCCGTCGCCATCGAAGACGAGATGCGGCGGTCGTTCCTCGACTACTCGATGTCGGTCATCATCAGCCGCGCGCTGCCCGACGTCCGAGATGGCCTGAAGCCCTCCCAGCGCCGCATCCTGGTCACGTTCAACGACCTGAACCTGGCCAGTGACCGGCCCTACCGGAAGTGCGCCAAGATCTCCGGCGACGTCTCCGGCAACTACCACCCGCACGGCGAGGCGGTGGTGTACCCGTCGCTGGTGCGGCTCGCGCAGCCGTTCTCGATGAGATACCCGCTGGTCGACGGCCAGGGCAACTTCGGCTCGATCGACGGCGATCCGCCGGCGGCCATGCGCTACACCGAGGCGCGACTCACTCGCATCGCCGGCGAGATGCTCGCCGATCTCGAGCGCGAGACCGTCGACTTCATCCCCAACTACGACAACACGCGCAGCGAGCCCGTGGTGCTGCCGACGCGCATCCCGAACCTGGTGGTGAACGGCTCGTCCGGCATCGCGGTCGGCATGGCCACCAACATCCCGCCGCACAACATCGGCGAGACGGTCGACGCGCTGGTCATGCTCGCGCGCAATCCGCGCGCCACGCTCGAGGAGCTGATGGAGAAGCTGCCGGGGCCGGACTTCCCGACCGGCGCGCTGATCTGCGGCTCGGCGCCGATCCGCGAGGCCTACCGGACCGGCCGCGGCCTGCTCACCGTGCGCGCGCGCGCGGCGATCGAAGAGGCCCGCGGCGGCAAGCAGCGCATCGTCGTCGACGAGATCCCGTACATGGTCAACAAGGCGTCGATGATCGAGAAGATCGCGGAGCTCGTGCGCGACGGGCGCATCGACGGCATCTCCGACGTGCGCGACGAGTCCGACCGCCGCGGCATGCGCGTGGTGGTCGAGCTGAAGAAGGACGCCGACGACCAGGTCGTGCTGAACCAGCTCTTCAAGCTGACTCCCATGCAGACCACGTTCGGCGTGAACATGGTCGCGCTGGTGCGCAACCGGCCCCAGACCCTGGGACTGATTCCGCTGCTCCAGCACTTCCTCGACTTCCGCCGCGAGGTCGTGCGCCGGCGCGCCGCCTACGACCTGCGCCAGGCCGAGGCCCGGGCCCACATCCTGGAAGGCTTCGCGATCGCGCTCGACCACCTCGACGCCGTGATCGCGTTGATCCGCGCGAGTCAGAGCCCGGCCGAGGCGCGCGCGGGGCTCGAATCGCGCTTCAGCCTGTCCGAGCGCCAGGCGCAGGCGATCCTCGAGCTGCGGCTTCAGCGACTCACGGCCATGGAGCGCCAGAAGATCCTCGACGAGCTGGCCGAAGTGCGCGCGCTGATCGAGGAGCTGAAGGCGCTGCTCGCCAGCGACCAGCTGGTGACCGACAAGATCATCGAGGAGCTGACCGAGATCCGCGCGAAATACTCCGACCCGCGCCGCACGGAGCTCGCGCCCGCGGTCGAGGACTTCACGACCGAAGACCTGATCGCGGAAGAAGACATGGTCGTGACCATCACGCACCGTGGCTACGCCAAGCGCCACGTGCCGCGGTTGTACCGCGCGCAGCGCCGCGGCGGGAAGGGCAAAGTCGCCGCCGCCACCGCCGACGAGGATTTCGTCGAGCAGGTGATCGTCGCTTCGACTCACGCCTATCTGCTGTGTTTCACCAACCTGGGCCGCGTCTACTGGCTCAAGGTGTTCGAGCTGCCCGAGCTGTCGCGCGCCGCCAAGGGCAAGGCGCTCGTGAACCTGTTGCGCCTGGGCGAGGGCGAGCGCATCGAGGCGATCCTGCCCGTGCGTGACTTCGACGAGGGCGGCTTCGTGGTGCTGGCCACGCGCCAGGGCACGATCAAGAAGACCGAGCTCGCGGCGTTCGCCAACCCCCGCCCGAGCGGCATCATCGCGATCCACATCTCCGAGGGCGACGAGCTGATCGCCGCCGCGCGCACCACGGGCGCGGAGCAGCTCCTGCTCGCGACCCAGGACGGCAAGTCGATCCGCTTCGCCGAAGCCCAGGTCCGCCCGATGGGCCGCAGCGCCACCGGAGTGCGCGGCATCTCCACGCGCGAGGGCGACGCCACCGTCGGCATGGAGGTGCTGAAGCCCGGCAAGACCATCCTCACGGTGAGCGAGAACGGCTTCGGCAAGCGCACGCCGCTCGAGGACTACCGCGAACAGAACCGCGGCGGGCAGGGCATCATCACGATCAAGACCACGGAGCGGAACGGGAAGGTCGTGGGCATCCTGCAGGTCTCCGACGGCGACGAGATCATGCTGATCACCAACGGCGGGAAGATGATCCGCACGCGCGTCGGCGAGATCCCGACCATGAGCCGCAACACGCAGGGCGTGCGGCTGATGGAGCCCAACGAGGGCGAGGTCGTGGTCTCCGTCGCCAAGCTCGCCGAGGAAGACGAAGGCGACGAGGGAGACGCCGGAGGCGAGGCGTCGTGA
- the hemL gene encoding glutamate-1-semialdehyde 2,1-aminomutase, which produces MRTGRSKRLMKRAREVIPGGVNSPVRAFGYVGGQARFIRSASGARLEDEDGNRYVDWVASWGAILVGHAHPIVLEAVRAAAARGTSFGAPTEAEIALAERVVSLVPGVEMLRLVSSGTEATMSAIRLARGATGRERIVKFDGCYHGHPDHMLAAAGSGVATLGIPGTDGVPAAAVADTIVLPFNDLARVTELFAERGNELAGVIVEPVAANMGMVMPADGFLAGLRRLCDRHGSLLIFDEVITGFRVALGGAAERLGVTPDLWTFGKVIGGGLPVGAYGGRRVLLERMAPVGPVYQAGTLSGNPLATAAGLAVLELASRPGTYQSLEETARKLTSGLEALAREAGVPFSSSALGGLFGFFFHPGPVTSYADAQKADAARFRAFFHAMLDQGIYLAPSPFEAGFVTSAHGDSELDETLSAARRAFRKAV; this is translated from the coding sequence GTGAGGACGGGGCGCTCGAAGCGCCTCATGAAGCGCGCCCGCGAGGTGATCCCGGGCGGGGTCAACAGCCCGGTGCGCGCCTTCGGCTACGTGGGCGGCCAGGCGCGCTTCATCCGCTCGGCTTCGGGCGCGCGGCTCGAGGACGAGGACGGCAACCGCTACGTCGACTGGGTCGCGTCGTGGGGCGCGATCCTGGTGGGTCACGCGCACCCGATCGTGCTCGAGGCCGTTCGCGCGGCCGCGGCGCGCGGCACGAGCTTCGGCGCGCCGACCGAGGCGGAGATCGCGCTCGCGGAGCGCGTCGTGTCACTCGTGCCCGGCGTCGAGATGCTGCGGCTCGTGTCGTCGGGCACCGAGGCCACGATGAGCGCGATCCGGCTGGCGCGCGGCGCGACCGGGCGCGAGCGGATCGTGAAGTTCGACGGCTGCTATCACGGCCACCCCGACCACATGCTCGCGGCTGCGGGCTCGGGCGTGGCCACGCTCGGCATTCCCGGCACCGACGGCGTGCCCGCCGCGGCCGTGGCCGACACGATCGTGCTGCCGTTCAACGACCTCGCGCGAGTCACCGAGCTGTTCGCGGAGCGCGGCAACGAGCTTGCCGGCGTGATCGTCGAGCCGGTGGCCGCGAACATGGGCATGGTGATGCCGGCCGATGGCTTCCTCGCCGGTCTGCGCCGGCTCTGCGACCGGCACGGATCGCTGTTGATCTTCGACGAGGTGATCACGGGCTTCCGCGTGGCGCTGGGCGGCGCGGCCGAGCGCCTGGGAGTCACTCCCGACCTGTGGACCTTCGGCAAGGTGATCGGCGGCGGCCTGCCGGTCGGCGCGTACGGCGGCCGGCGCGTGCTGCTCGAGCGCATGGCGCCGGTGGGTCCGGTGTACCAGGCAGGCACGCTCTCGGGCAATCCGCTGGCCACGGCGGCGGGCCTGGCGGTGCTCGAGCTGGCCAGCCGGCCGGGCACCTACCAGTCACTCGAGGAGACCGCGCGCAAGCTGACGAGCGGCCTCGAAGCGCTGGCGCGCGAGGCCGGCGTGCCGTTCAGCAGCTCGGCGCTGGGCGGCCTGTTCGGCTTCTTCTTCCATCCCGGCCCGGTCACGAGCTACGCCGACGCGCAGAAAGCCGACGCCGCCCGCTTCCGCGCCTTCTTCCACGCCATGCTCGACCAGGGCATCTATCTCGCGCCCTCGCCGTTCGAGGCCGGCTTCGTGACCAGCGCGCACGGTGACTCCGAGCTCGACGAGACGCTCTCGGCCGCGCGCCGCGCGTTCCGGAAGGCGGTGTGA